A genomic segment from Bufo bufo chromosome 8, aBufBuf1.1, whole genome shotgun sequence encodes:
- the LOC120977447 gene encoding major histocompatibility complex class I-related gene protein-like, which translates to MTRCALLQVLLLLLSARFAFSGVHTHYFYTTITNDLTSNIPYFMMTRTLDGVTLFWYDSDNEVVERRVPWFKSRNQTLLDASISYYSVQRNWQNFLHNVSNVFNHAERYHVLQILQGCTLYDNGTFQAAFTLRYDGKPLMSFNVETARLIAESPEAEEFVENFNSNATILQENKFILLNMCTPHITELLSLGNCTFNRKEAPVVKVTQVPKENAGVKLYCRAYGHYPKDIFIMWYKNGHQISEMMMEKLTLPLPDLTYLTSLSFNVSAVADDVYTCKVNHSSMLLNFTQDLRISGDFESLSSTSSNPSTGAVIAICLAIILAITIIVFSSVSFLKRRRQ; encoded by the exons ATGACAAGATGTGCGTTACTTCAAGTTCTTCTCCTCCTGTTATCTGCTCGTTTTGCCTTTTCAG GTGTCCACACTCATTATTTCTACACGACTATCACCAATGATTTGACTTCCAACATTCCTTATTTTATGATGACAAGGACATTAGATGGCGTCACTCTTTTCTGGTATGACAGTGACAATGAGGTGGTAGAACGTCGAGTGCCATGGTTTAAAAGTCGAAATCAAACATTATTGGATGCAAGTATTTCTTATTATTCAGTACAGAGAAATTGGCAAAACTTTCTACATAACGTTTCAAATGTTTTCAATCACGCAGAAA GATACCACGTTCTGCAGATATTACAAGGGTGTACGCTCTATGATAATGGCACATTCCAGGCTGCATTCACTTTGCGCTATGACGGAAAACCATTAATGTCTTTCAACGTGGAGACTGCGAGATTGATAGCAGAGTCTCCGGAAGCTGAGGAATTTGTAGAAAACTTTAATTCTAATGCAACTATATTACAAGAAAACaaatttattttgctgaatatgtGTACGCCACACATAACGGAACTGCTGTCATTGGGAAACTGCACATTTAACAGGAAAG AGGCTCCAGTTGTGAAAGTGACTCAGGTCCCTAAAGAGAATGCTGGAGTTAAGCTCTACTGTCGAGCATATGGACATTACCCCAAGGACATCTTCATAATGTGGTACAAGAACGGACACCAGATAAGTGAGATGATGATGGAAAAGCTGACCCTGCCACTTCCTGACTTGACATATCTGACCTCATTATCTTTCAATGTTTCGGCTGTGGCTGATGATGTTTATACCTGTAAGGTCAACCACAGTAGTATGCTGCTGAATTTCACACAAGATCTAA gaatttCAGGTGATTTTGAAAGTCTAAGCAGCACTTCTTCGAATCCATCTACTGGGGCGGTGATTGCTATCTGCCTGGCCATCATCCTGGCCATCACTATCATTGTGTTTAGCTCAGTATCATTTTTAAAAAGGAGAAGACAATGA